In the Dyella humicola genome, CCGCCGTGGGGAGGCGGCGGATCCGCGCAGGCCTTAGCGGCCAAGGCAGGCGCAGAGCATGCCGGCGGGAGTCGCCTGTTAGAATGCTGCGCCCACGAGGCGCCGTGTTCGGCCCATCTACAGGAAGCGCATGTCGTCATCGCCCTCGCCGTCGTCCCGCATAGCACCGCTTGCGTGGCTGGTCCTCGTTGTCGCCGCGTTGTCCGGCGCACTCTGGTGGTGGATGATCGGCCGGCCGGTGTCCTTGCCCGAGGCGCCGACCTTGCGCATCGCCTGTGTATCGTATGCGCCGTTCCGCAAGCAGGGCGAGACGCCGCTCGATCTCCACGCCTATGTCAGTCCCGAACAGATCGATGCCGACCTGCGGGCGTTGTCGCAGCGCTTCGATTGCGTGCGCACTTACTCGCAGGGCTTTGGCCTCAACGCCGTGCCCGAAATTGCCGAGCGCTATGGCATGAAGGTGCTGATGGGCATCTGGCTGGGCCGCGACCTGGCCTCGAACGAGCGCGAAGTGAGCATGGGCATCGCCACCGCGAAGGCGCATCCCGGCGTATTGCGTGGCGTGATCGTCGGCAACGAGGTGCTGCTGCGTGGCGAGCTGACGTCGACGGCGCTGGCGGGCTATGTGAATCGGGTACGCGAAGGCATCCATGACACCCACGTGCCCGTGACCTATGCCGATGTGTGGGAGTTCTGGCTGCACTATCCGCAGATGGCGGATGCGGTGGACTACATCACCATCCATATCCTGCCGTATTGGGAAGACCAGCCGGTCGAGCCGAAAGACGCGCTGGCGCATGTCGCCGAGGTATACGCGCGGATGAAGGACCGCTTTCCGGGCCGCTCCGTGATGATCGGCGAGACCGGCTGGCCCAGTCAGGGCAAGCAGCGCCGGGGCGCTGCCGCCAGCCTGGTCAACGAGGCGCGCTATATGCGCGAATTCCTCCGCTACGCCGGCACGGTGGACATGCCATACAACGTCATCGAAGCGTTCGATCAGCCGTGGAAGCGCGAGCAGGAAGGCACGGTCGGCGGCTACTGGGGCATCTTCGATGCGCAGGCGCGCCCCAAATTTCCGATGCAGGGCCCGGTGGTCGAAGAGCCACGTTGGTATCTGGGCTTAGCGGCCGGTGGCGTGAGTCTGGTGCTGTTCCTGCTGGCCGGGCTATGGCGTCGCCACTGGCATGGGGCCAAGGGCTGGCTGGCGCTGGCGGTCGCCGGTTTTGCCAGCGGCACCGCCATGGCATGGCAATTCCGGCAGATCTGGTTCGCCGCCAGCAGTACCGTGGACTGGGCGTTTTCCCTGCTGATGTGCGTACTGGCGTTGGTTACCGCGATCGGGCTGGCGCGCTGGGTCGCTGCGCGGCTGGCGGGCGAGATGCCGCCCAGTGCGCCGCATCGCCGGCTGCGCTTCGCCTGGATGTTCGGCCTGACCTTCTACGGCCTGCTGCTGGTATTCGATGGCCGCTACCGCGACTTCCCGCTGGGCCTGTTCTGGCCGCCGGCGCTGGGCTATCTGCTGGCCGCGCTGCTGGAATCCGGGCGCAACGTTATCGTGCCGGCGGTGGAAGAGCGCTTCCTGTCCTGCGCGCTGCCGCTGCTGGCGGCTGGTGTGGTGGCGCAGGACGTCGGGCTCAATCCCGCTACCTGGCTATGGTTGGGCTTGAACCTGGCGTTCGCCGCCGCGGTATGGATCGAGTGGCGTCGTAGCGGTCGACTGCAAGCGCACCAGGCGTAGGGAGCCGATCAACAAGGCCAGTGCGCCCGGTACAAAGCAATACAGCACCAACGCGAACAAGCCCGTCGCGGCAGCAAGCCATGCGGCGATGGGCCGATTCCACACGAGCGCGAGCACGGCGGCAGCCATAGCCACCCAACCGTAGATGCCGATCGGCCAGTTGAAGATATTGCCGGTGATGAAACCCATCACGGTCCAGTGCCGCACATCGCAGGTGAGCGCATTGCTGCTTTCGCACAGGCGTGCGACTTCGGTCGATTCGACCAGCCCATAGCGCAGCGCGGCGGCGACGCCGCCCGCGGCCAGCACTAGCAACCAGGGCAATACAAGGCTTAGCGTTCGCTTCATCGGCGGAGTCTATGGGTACGTGGGGCGATGTTACCGGGCAAGCGGATTTCGGCCGCCAGCGGGAGGTGGTCGGAGAACGCTTGCGGTAGCACCCAGACCTTGTCGAGCTGGATCGCCTCGGAAGTGAGGATATGGTCGAGTGCCCGGCTTGGCTTCCAACTGGGGAACGTGGCCGGGGCATGCGGCGGGCGTACCAGGCCACACTTGGCAAACAGATGCTTCATCTCGGCACTGCGCACGTCGGTGTTGAGATCGCCCATCAGCACGGCGTGTGGATAGTCCTGCAGCACCTCGGCGATAAAGGCGAGCTGCTTGGCTCGGGCCGGTGCGCTCAGTGAGAGGTGGGCGATCATCACCGCCAGCGCATCCGGGCCTTCGCCAAAACGGGCCAACAGGGCGCCGCGGCCGGGGATGCGGCTGGGCAGCGGATAGTCCAGCACGCTGGTCGGTTCGAGCCGGCTGATCAGGCCATTGGCCGAATGCGCCAGGCGCGCCATCGGCCGGTTCGGCTGGTGGCTCCAGAACGGCATGCCGGCTGCTTCGGCCAGGTAGCGGGTCTGGTTGAGGAAGCCTGAGCGCAAGCTGCCGGCATCGGCTTCCTGCAGGCCGATCACGTCGAATTGGGGCAGCACCTCGGCCAGGCGATCGAGATTGTCCAGTTTGCTGCGACCGGGCAGCACGGCCGTGATGCTGCGCGTGACGTATTCGCTGTAGCGCTGCACGCTGGCGCCGGCCAGGATGTTGCAACTCAGCAGCCGCAGGCGGCGCTCCGGGACTGCTGGGGGAGTGGATGGGGCGCGATTCATCGGGACAGGGTCGTCGCAGAGGGTGACAACCACCATCGTGGCGTTGTCAGGCGCGCAATCATGCCCGTTTGGTTGTGAACAGGGGGCAAGCTGCCACAGCTCGCCCCCTCTGGACTTACTTACCGCCGGCCAGCTCGCGCTTGGCGAGCCACTGGGTCAGCGCCGACAGTTCATCCAGGCTATGGATGTTGGCGGTGCGGTACTTGCCGTCGACCACGATGGTCGGCGTACCGTCCACCTGCCACTGCTGCACCAGTTGGGCGTCCTTGCGGATTTGTGCCGTGACCTCGTCGGAGCTGGCGATACGCATGAAGTCGTCGCGCTTCACACCGTGGCTGGCGTAGAAGTCCGCCAGTTCGTCCAGGGTAGAGAGTGGGTAGTGCTCGCCGAACTTGGCCTGGAATAGTGCCAGGTGGGTCTGGTCCAGCACGCCCAGTTGCTTGGCGGCGTAGAACGCGCGGGCGTAGGGCAGCCACTCATCGTTGAACACGGCGGGCATCAGCTTGAACACCACGCCCGGCGGCAGCTGTTTGCGCATCTGGTCGGCCAGCGGGGCGAAATGGGCGCAATGGATGCAGCCGTAAGAGAACACCTCGACCACTTCTACCTTGCCCTCGTTGCTATAGCGGTGGGCGGGGGCGGCCAGGGAGATGTACTCGCTGCCGTCGGTGTACGGGGCGGGGCCGGAGCTGGTGGCCGTGCAGGCACTGGCGAGCAACAGGCCAGCGAGCAGGCCGGCGGCGCGTAGACGGGCAAAACGCTTGAACATGGAGCTCTCTCTTGGCAAAGGCTGTGGGAGTGTCTTCTCGGGAGGTGGCTTACTTGCCGGCCACTTCCTTGGACACCAGCCACTTCACCAGTTCAATCACCTGCTCGTCGCCGCCAGCGGTGCCGCGGTCCAGGCGGTACTTGCCGTCGACGACGATGGTGGGCGTGCCTTCCACGCCATACGCCTTCACCAGTTCATCGGAGCGCTTGACCTTGGTGTTGATGGTGAACGAGTTGGCCACCGCCATGAACTCCTTCGGATCGGCGCCGAACTTGGCGTAAACCTTGGCGGCATCGTCGAGGGTGGGCAGGGCCGACGCCGGCTTGAGGCCACGGCCGCTCGGGGCCATGGCGCTCAGCTCGTTGGTCTTCCACACGGCGTCGTACATGGCGTCATTGGCCTTGTCGGCCACGCCCAGCGCCTGCGCGGTGAGAAACGCGCGCTGCAGCATCGGCCAGTTCTCCTGCGGCATGAACGAGGCCGGCAGGTAAGCCATCACGGCGTCGGCGGGCAGCTCTGCCGCCAGCTTGTTCATGGTCGGGTGGAACTGGTTGCAGGCCGGGCACCCGTAGGAGAACACCTCGACCACTTCGATTTTGTCGGTCGTGGTGAGCTTGGGCTGGGCCGGTTCGATGCGGGTGTAGTTCTTGCCCTCCACCCACTTGCCGTCGTCGACGAACGGCGCGGCGGCAGGAGCCGCCGGTGCGGGCGCTGGCGCCTGGGCGGTGGTGCTGGCGGCAGCCGGTGCAGCCGTGCCGGTGGTGGCTGGCGCAGCGGCGGTCGCGGCGGCCGGCGGCTGTGCGGCGGGCGCCGTGGCAGCAGGTGCGGGCTGCGATGCCGTGCCGGCGCTGTCGTTATTGTTGCTGCACGCGGCGAGCGCGAGCAGGGCGATACACAGGAACGACAGACGCTTCAGCATGGTGGTCCTCAGTACAAACAAAGGCAGTGGCTCGGAACGAACACGCCGGTCAGAGGCCGGCGTGTCAGCAATCACTTGGCGGCAGCGGCGCCCGAAGCGCCAGCGCCTTCGGCGGCGTGGAGGCCTTCGACATAACTAGCCAGGGCGGCCATGTCCTTGGCGTCCAGCTTCTTGGCAATGCCAGGCATGATCTGGGCGTGGGCGTCATTGCCCCAGGAGGTGCCGTCGTGCCAGGCCTTGAGCGTCGCTTCGATGTACTGGGCGTGCTGGCTGGTCAGCTGCGGATACATGGCACCCGGGTTACCGCGGCCATCGATGCTGTGACAGGCCATGCAGGCCGGGATGCCACGGGCGACGTCACCTTCGCGGTAGAGCTTCTGGCCCTGTTCGACCAGCGCCTGGTCGGCAACGCCCGGTAGCGAACTCTTGCTGGCGAAGAAGGCGCCGACGTCACGCATGTCCTGCTCGGAAAGCGGCGTGGCCATGCCCAGCATGATCGGGTTCTGGCGCGCACCGCCCTTGAAGTTGGTGAGCTGGCGAACGATGTACGACTCGTGCTGGCCAGCGAGCTTCGGATACTGAGGATCGCTGGAGTTGCCATCCATGCCATGGCAGGCACCACACACGGCGGCCTTGCCGGCACCGGCGGTGGCGTCACCCGGCTTGAGGGTGGCAGTGGCTTCAGCCGCTGGCGCGGCGGCTGCGGCGGGCTGGGCCGCCGTGGCAGCGGCGGCCGGAACTTTGGCTTCCTGGGCGAAAACCACGCTGGAAGACAGCGTGAAGGCGAGGGCTACGGCATATCCAACAATAGCGGGCCGATAACCGGCGGGCCGAAAACTCATACACTTGTCTCCAGAAAAACTGCTAGGGCTGTACGGTACGCGCAAACCGCACGCCCGCAACTGGCAGAAACCTCGGAATTATCTCCGTGCCATCTTAGCCGGTCAAACCATTGTCTATATCAAATCCATTGCAGGGTGCCCAGTTCGTACTGGCCGCTCACCGAATCTCTCAACTCCCCGCCGACCACGGTGGCGAGGTGGCCTTTGCCGGCCGTTCCAACGCCGGCAAGTCCAGCGCCTTGAACGCGCTGACGGGGCACCGCGGGCTGGCCCGCACCTCCAAGACGCCAGGCCGCACCCAGCAGATGGTGGCGTTCTCGCTGCCGCCGCTGGAGCAGGGCGAAGGACAGCCGCCGCTGCAGGTGCGACTGATCGACCTGCCCGGCTATGGCTACGCGAAAGTGCCGCCCGAGCTACGCGACCACTGGAAACAGGAGATCGACGCCTATTTGCATCAGCGGCAGAGCCTGCGTGGCATCGTGCTGATCGCCGACATCCGCCATCCACTAAAGGAATTCGACCGGATGATGCTGGAGTTCTGCTTCGCCACGCATCTGCCCTGCCATGTGTTGCTGACCAAGGCCGACAAGCTTTCGCGTGGCCCGGCGGCGCAGGCGCTGGCGAGCTTGCGCAAGGATCTGGCCGCATCGGGGACGCAGGCGACAGCGCAGGTGTTTTCTTCTTCGGCGCCGACGGGGGTCGATGAGGCGCGCGCGACGGTGATGACGCTGCTGGGCACGCCGCGCGAGTGAGTCTGGGGGGAGTCGGGCGCCAAGGTCAGCCACCTGAGGTAAGCCTGTGTGGGGCGGCAGGTCATCTGTCGCCAACGGCACGATTGCCTCAGTGGTCGAACGATGCGCCCCCGCTACCCATCCCGCGTTACCCCACGCTCTTCATAAACACCTTGCACAGCGCCTCCATGCCGGCACGGTCTTCATCGTCGAAGCGTGCGATGGCGGGGCTGTCCACGTCCCACACGCCGAACAGGCTGCCGTCCGCGCGCACCAGCGGCACGACGATTTCGGACTGCGAGGCGGCATCGCAGGCGATATGGCCGTCGAATGCATTGACGTCACGCACCACCTGGGTCGTGCGCGTCTGCGCCGCTGTGCCACATACGCCGCGCCCCAGCGCAATGCGGATGCATGCTGGCTTGCCCTGGAACGGACCGACGACCAGCTCGGTGCCGTCGTAGAGGTAGAACCCGCTCCAGTTCAGCTCGGACAAGCTGTGATAGACCAGTGCGGCAAAGTTCGCGGCATTGGCGATCGTGTCCGGCTCACCCTCGAGCAGGCCGCGCGCCTGGCTGCACAGATCCTCGTAGTGCTCTCGCTTGCTGGCATAAGCCTGCGTCTTCACTTCGTACATGGGCATCGGCCTCGGCGATAAAGCCCGTATTATGCGCCGGCGTGGTTTGGCCGGCGTCATGTGCCTGGGTGCCGGCCGGACCGATACCGTTTTCTCGACACCAACAGGGTGGTGTGAGCATGTCGACGTTCTTTATCGCCGGTACCGATACCGGCGTGGGCAAGACTCATGCGACGTGCGCGTTGCTGCATGCCTTGCGTGCGAGAGACCTCACCGCCTGTGGCATGAAGCCCGTCGCCAGCGGGTGCTTCGAGACGGCCGAAGGCCTGCGCAACGACGATGCGCTGGCGTTGCAAGCAGCCAGCAGCGCGCCTATGCCTTACGAATGGGTGAATCCCCTGGCCTTGCGCGAGCCCTTGTCGCCCCATCTGGCGGCAGCGCATGAGGGTGTGGAAATCGGCCTCGCCCCGTTGCGCGACGCGTTCGAGCGGCTGCGTGCGGTTCACGACGCCGTGCTGGTCGAGGGTGTTGGCGGCTGGCTGGTGCCGCTATCGCGGGGCTTGATGGCGTCGGACATCGCGCGGCAATGGCAACTGCCGGTGATCCTGGTGGTCGGGCTGCGGCTGGGTTGCCTCAATCACGCTCTGCTCAGCGCCCGCGCCATCGCCACGGACGGTTGCCGGCTGGTGGGCTGGATCGGCAATCGCATTGACCCGGACATGGCCGCCGTGGACGAGAACATCGCCACGCTGCGCCAACTGCTGCCCGCGCCGTGCCTCGGTGTCTTGCCGCATGGTGCGGCGCCGCAGGCGGCAGCAGCAGGGCTCGATCTCACGCTGATCTTGGAATGAACTTCACGCGGCACATGCTTGCATACACAGGTGATCACGCAGGAGGCAGCCGACATGGCGATACGCAGTCATTACTACCTTTCGATTGCCGATCTGGCCCACGCGCGCGGTCCGGTACCGTCGCTGAGCTACGACGGCGCCGGACCTGACGATTTTGCCGCTGCGCTGCGTGAGGCGGTGCGCACCACCGGACTTTTCGAGCGCTGGCGCGCCCTGCAGGATGACCCGGACGAAGTCGATCCGGCGCTCGCCGCCATCGATCCTGCGGCGCAAGTCAGCGCCCGCGTGAGCGACTTGCGCATCGATGTGGATCTGGTCACCGATCTGCCGATGAGCATCGTGCGGCATCGCCTGAACTTACTGATCGGGCCGAACTGGCAGCTGCGCGACATGCGGGCAGCGTGACCTGACTTGCTGCCCTGACTTCCTGCCCTTGGAAGTTGGGGCAGGGTGTGGTTAGAGTCAAAGTTTGTCGTTCACTGCGTCCGAAGCCAAGGGCGCACTACTTGGGGATACCCGATGCTCCGCCTTCGTACACTTGTGATTGCCACTTCCCTTGCGCTCGGCGCCTGCTCGCAGCAGTCGAACGAGCCGGCCAAGTCGGCCGAACAGCCCGCTGTGGCCAGCACGGCTCCGGCCAAGGCCGCCAGCGCCGCGGCGCCGGGCGCCGAGTTCAGCGCTGCCAATCCCTTCTACGCCGCGAGCACGCTGCCGTTCCAGGCGCCGCCGTTCGACAAGATCAAGGACGGCGACTACCAGCCGGCCTTCGAGGAAGGCATGAAGCAGCACCTGGTCGAGATCGCCAAGATCGCCGACAACCCGGAGCCGCCGACCTTCGAGAACACCTTTGTGGCGATGGAGAAGTCCGGCGCGCTGCTGTTCCGCACCATGCGCGCGTTCGACGCGGTGAGTGGCGCGAACACCAACGAGACGCTGCAAAAGGTGCAGGAGGCGATGGCGC is a window encoding:
- a CDS encoding glycosyl hydrolase family 17 protein is translated as MSSSPSPSSRIAPLAWLVLVVAALSGALWWWMIGRPVSLPEAPTLRIACVSYAPFRKQGETPLDLHAYVSPEQIDADLRALSQRFDCVRTYSQGFGLNAVPEIAERYGMKVLMGIWLGRDLASNEREVSMGIATAKAHPGVLRGVIVGNEVLLRGELTSTALAGYVNRVREGIHDTHVPVTYADVWEFWLHYPQMADAVDYITIHILPYWEDQPVEPKDALAHVAEVYARMKDRFPGRSVMIGETGWPSQGKQRRGAAASLVNEARYMREFLRYAGTVDMPYNVIEAFDQPWKREQEGTVGGYWGIFDAQARPKFPMQGPVVEEPRWYLGLAAGGVSLVLFLLAGLWRRHWHGAKGWLALAVAGFASGTAMAWQFRQIWFAASSTVDWAFSLLMCVLALVTAIGLARWVAARLAGEMPPSAPHRRLRFAWMFGLTFYGLLLVFDGRYRDFPLGLFWPPALGYLLAALLESGRNVIVPAVEERFLSCALPLLAAGVVAQDVGLNPATWLWLGLNLAFAAAVWIEWRRSGRLQAHQA
- a CDS encoding endonuclease/exonuclease/phosphatase family protein; the protein is MNRAPSTPPAVPERRLRLLSCNILAGASVQRYSEYVTRSITAVLPGRSKLDNLDRLAEVLPQFDVIGLQEADAGSLRSGFLNQTRYLAEAAGMPFWSHQPNRPMARLAHSANGLISRLEPTSVLDYPLPSRIPGRGALLARFGEGPDALAVMIAHLSLSAPARAKQLAFIAEVLQDYPHAVLMGDLNTDVRSAEMKHLFAKCGLVRPPHAPATFPSWKPSRALDHILTSEAIQLDKVWVLPQAFSDHLPLAAEIRLPGNIAPRTHRLRR
- a CDS encoding thiol:disulfide interchange protein DsbA/DsbL; this encodes MLKRLSFLCIALLALAACSNNNDSAGTASQPAPAATAPAAQPPAAATAAAPATTGTAAPAAASTTAQAPAPAPAAPAAAPFVDDGKWVEGKNYTRIEPAQPKLTTTDKIEVVEVFSYGCPACNQFHPTMNKLAAELPADAVMAYLPASFMPQENWPMLQRAFLTAQALGVADKANDAMYDAVWKTNELSAMAPSGRGLKPASALPTLDDAAKVYAKFGADPKEFMAVANSFTINTKVKRSDELVKAYGVEGTPTIVVDGKYRLDRGTAGGDEQVIELVKWLVSKEVAGK
- a CDS encoding GAF domain-containing protein, coding for MYEVKTQAYASKREHYEDLCSQARGLLEGEPDTIANAANFAALVYHSLSELNWSGFYLYDGTELVVGPFQGKPACIRIALGRGVCGTAAQTRTTQVVRDVNAFDGHIACDAASQSEIVVPLVRADGSLFGVWDVDSPAIARFDDEDRAGMEALCKVFMKSVG
- a CDS encoding thiol:disulfide interchange protein DsbA/DsbL, yielding MFKRFARLRAAGLLAGLLLASACTATSSGPAPYTDGSEYISLAAPAHRYSNEGKVEVVEVFSYGCIHCAHFAPLADQMRKQLPPGVVFKLMPAVFNDEWLPYARAFYAAKQLGVLDQTHLALFQAKFGEHYPLSTLDELADFYASHGVKRDDFMRIASSDEVTAQIRKDAQLVQQWQVDGTPTIVVDGKYRTANIHSLDELSALTQWLAKRELAGGK
- the bioD gene encoding dethiobiotin synthase, which encodes MSTFFIAGTDTGVGKTHATCALLHALRARDLTACGMKPVASGCFETAEGLRNDDALALQAASSAPMPYEWVNPLALREPLSPHLAAAHEGVEIGLAPLRDAFERLRAVHDAVLVEGVGGWLVPLSRGLMASDIARQWQLPVILVVGLRLGCLNHALLSARAIATDGCRLVGWIGNRIDPDMAAVDENIATLRQLLPAPCLGVLPHGAAPQAAAAGLDLTLILE
- a CDS encoding c-type cytochrome, which gives rise to MSFRPAGYRPAIVGYAVALAFTLSSSVVFAQEAKVPAAAATAAQPAAAAAPAAEATATLKPGDATAGAGKAAVCGACHGMDGNSSDPQYPKLAGQHESYIVRQLTNFKGGARQNPIMLGMATPLSEQDMRDVGAFFASKSSLPGVADQALVEQGQKLYREGDVARGIPACMACHSIDGRGNPGAMYPQLTSQHAQYIEATLKAWHDGTSWGNDAHAQIMPGIAKKLDAKDMAALASYVEGLHAAEGAGASGAAAAK
- the yihA gene encoding ribosome biogenesis GTP-binding protein YihA/YsxC, which gives rise to MSNPLQGAQFVLAAHRISQLPADHGGEVAFAGRSNAGKSSALNALTGHRGLARTSKTPGRTQQMVAFSLPPLEQGEGQPPLQVRLIDLPGYGYAKVPPELRDHWKQEIDAYLHQRQSLRGIVLIADIRHPLKEFDRMMLEFCFATHLPCHVLLTKADKLSRGPAAQALASLRKDLAASGTQATAQVFSSSAPTGVDEARATVMTLLGTPRE